A genomic stretch from Schistosoma haematobium chromosome 4, whole genome shotgun sequence includes:
- the ARL1 gene encoding Arf GTPase arl1 (EggNog:ENOG410V5SM~COG:U~BUSCO:EOG091G0MRS) translates to MGGIFSLFSRLFGSKERRILILGLDGAGKTTILYRLQVGEVVTTIPTIGFNVETVVHKNLKFQVWDLGGQTSIRPYWRCYYANTDAIIYVVDSMDKDRVGISKQELFSMLEEEELRGAVLVILANKQDISGCMTISEVAQSLGLAAIKNRRYQLFKTSALKGEGLEEAMDWLSNTLCTQK, encoded by the exons ATGG GTGGTATATTTAGTCTGTTTTCCCGACTGTTTGGAAGTAAAGAACGGAGAATCCTCATCTTAGGCTTAGATGGAGCCGGGAAAACGACAATTCTCTATAGGTTACAGGTTGGTGAAGTGGTAACAACCATTCCTA CTATTGGATTCAATGTAGAAACAGTTGTTCACAAAAATCTTAAATTTCAAGTATGGGATTTAGGCGGTCAAACTAGTATTCGACCATATTGGCGTTGTTATTATGCGAATACTGATGCTATTATTTATGTAGTGGATAGTATGGATAAAGATCGAGTTGGAATTTCTAAACAAGAATTATTTTCTATGCTTGAG GAGGAAGAGCTTCGTGGTGCTGTACTGGTAATATTGGCAAATAAACAAGATATATCTGGTTGTATGACTATCAGTGAAGTAGCACAATCACTTGGCTTAGCTGCAATTAAAAATCGACGTTatcaattatttaaaacatcTGCATTAAAAGGTGAAGGATTGGAAGAAGCTATGGATTG GTTATCGAACACTCTGTGTACACAGAAATGA
- the NOP16 gene encoding Nucleolar protein 16 (EggNog:ENOG4113TS6~COG:S~BUSCO:EOG091G0TZ2) has translation MGKKHTFSYSRNRKRLGKKQKAKLKIKNPVINSAWKYGLSVKSNFNRLGLAYDANEALGNNCDQVLTNGEYDDNDAVTKNMPRQKKTNVVKVLEELAKHKKQKPVFVSGDDQLFCIYNLEMYPEDDFESMSRDPKNVYQLTSKQIERLINKFKQTTGFQKYLKDKQSGELAIDELFNEELM, from the exons ATGGGGAAAAAGCACACTTTCAGTTATTCTCGAAATCGGAAGCGATTAGGCAAAAAACAAAAGGCaaaattaaaaatcaaaaa TCCAGTCATTAATTCAGCTTGGAAGTATGGATTATCTGTTAAATCAAATTTTAACCGTTTGGGTTTAGCTTACGATGCAAATGAAGCACTTGGAAATAATTGTGATCAG GTTTTAACAAATGGAGagtatgatgataatgatgcaGTCACAAAAAATATGCCGAGACAGAAAAAGACTAATGTCGTAAAAG TTTTAGAAGAGTTAGCCAAACATAAAAAGCAAAAACCTGTGTTTGTCTCCGGAGATGATCAGTTGTTTTGCATATACAACTTAGAGATGTATCCTGAGGATGATTTCGAA TCTATGAGTAGAGATCCAAAGAATGTTTATCAGTTGACATCCAAACAGATCGAACGACTAATCAACAAATTTAAACAAACCACTGGCTTTCAAAAGTATCTCAAAGATAAGCAGTCAGGAGAGCTTGCCATCGATGAGTTGTTTAATGAAGAACTgatgtaa